One stretch of Carassius auratus strain Wakin unplaced genomic scaffold, ASM336829v1 scaf_tig00216674, whole genome shotgun sequence DNA includes these proteins:
- the LOC113098794 gene encoding ADP-dependent glucokinase-like isoform X1 has product MWRKAVLVALLALGMGYLYHTDPELPARVLNYVSESLPQMEPSDSSEPRPPTLEEAIARAWQTLITAPARRWARVAVGVNACVDVVVSGVGLLQALALEPGSGRDHVVLHGKEDLKEAFIHYMGKGAAAERFFSDKEVFQRIARAAAEYPGAQLYVGGNAALIGQKLASNPELVVLLCGPVGPKLHEMLDEQIIVPPESLQEMDEFHLILEYKSGEQWGSSRAPQASRFILSHDVSNGEMSTLETFVASLDEFQPDLVVLSGLHMMEGMGRDLWEERLKEAVVAISDVRNEVPIHLELASMTDRDYMNLILQEQVLPIVNSIGLNEQELLFLTQSGGGPHADLTSWDGIPDVGRVSDILLWVLEQQGRVDPESEADLTRIHFHTLAYHILATVDGHWGNQEAAVAAGARVASSQACGLQAVDVTKVVLKAPLSFYSSFSEPRKSLTVDPTRPVTVWRRGNVSFHLTPVLVCKQPLRTVGLGDAISAEGLLFSEVTPQPEL; this is encoded by the exons ATGTGGAGGAAGGCCGTGCTGGTGGCGCTGCTGGCGTTGGGGATGGGGTATCTGTACCACACTGACCCGGAGCTGCCGGCCCGTGTGCTGAACTACGTCAGTGAATCTCTCCCGCAGATGGAGCCGAGTGACAGCTCCGAGCCCCGCCCCCCGACGCTGGAGGAGGCCATCGCACGCGCCTGGCAGACCCTCATCACGGCTCCGGCCCGACGCTGGGCGAGAGTGGCAGTGGG GGTGAACGCCTGTGTGGATGTGGTGGTGTCCGGGGTGGGGCTGCTGCAGGCGCTCGCTCTCGAACCTGGATCCGGCAGAGACCATGTGGTCCTACACGGCAAAGAGGACCTGAAAGAGGCCTTCATCCACTACATGGGGAAGGGCGCTGCTGCAGAGCGCTTCTTCTCAGATAAGGAGGTTTTTCAAAGGATCGCACGGGCGGCTGCTGAATATCCCGGCGCTCAG CTTTATGTTGGTGGAAATGCTGCTCTTATTGGCCAGAAACTGGCGTCTAACCCAGAACTTGTA gtcCTCTTATGTGGTCCGGTGGGGCCGAAGCTTCATGAAATGCTGGATGAACAGATCATAGTCCCACCAGAATCTCTGCAGGAGATGGATGAGTTCCACCTGATCCTGGAGTACAAGTCAG GTGAACAGTGGGGTTCCTCGAGAGCTCCTCAGGCTAGCCGCTTCATCCTGTCCCATGACGTGTCCAACGGTGAAATGAGCACGCTGGAGACATTCGTGGCCAGTCTGGACGAGTTCCAGCCGGATCTGGTGGTTCTGTCCGGACTGCATATGATGGAAGGAATGGGCCGGGACCTTTGGGAGGAACGACTGAAAGAG GCGGTGGTGGCCATCTCAGACGTGAGGAACGAGGTGCCCATCCACCTGGAGCTGGCCAGTATGACTGACCGAGACTACATGAACCTGATCCTGCAGGAG CAGGTCTTGCCCATCGTGAACTCCATTGGTCTGAACGAACAGGAGCTGCTGTTTTTGACTCAGTCCGGAGGTGGACCTCACGCTGACCTCACTTCCTGGGACGGCATCCCCGATGTGGGCCGCGTCAGCGACATCCTGCTCTGGGTCCTGGAGCAGCAGGGCCGGGTGGACCCAGAATCTGAAGCCGACCTGACCCGGATCCACTTCCACACGCTAGCGTACCACATCCTGGCTACGGTGGACGGCCACTGGGGAAACCAGGAGGCGGCGGTGGCCGCAGGCGCCCGTGTGGCCAGCAGTCAAGCCTGCGGTCTGCAAGCGGTAGATGTCACGAAGGTGGTCCTCAAGGCACCGCTGAGCTTCTACAGCTCCTTCTCAGAGCCGAGGAAGAGTCTAACGGTGGACCCGACCCGACCGGTCACCGTGTGGCGCAGAGGAAACGTTTCATTCCATCTCACACCTGTCCTGGTGTGCAAACAGCCTCTGAGGACTGTGGGATTGGGCGACGCCATTTCAGCTGAAGGCCTTCTGTTTTCAGAGGTCACGCCTCAGCCTGAGCTCTAA
- the LOC113098794 gene encoding ADP-dependent glucokinase-like isoform X2, with translation MWRKAVLVALLALGMGYLYHTDPELPARVLNYVSESLPQMEPSDSSEPRPPTLEEAIARAWQTLITAPARRWARVAVGVNACVDVVVSGVGLLQALALEPGSGRDHVVLHGKEDLKEAFIHYMGKGAAAERFFSDKEVFQRIARAAAEYPGAQLYVGGNAALIGQKLASNPELVVLLCGPVGPKLHEMLDEQIIVPPESLQEMDEFHLILEYKSGEQWGSSRAPQASRFILSHDVSNGEMSTLETFVASLDEFQPDLVVLSGLHMMEGMGRDLWEERLKEAVVAISDVRNEVPIHLELASMTDRDYMNLILQEVLPIVNSIGLNEQELLFLTQSGGGPHADLTSWDGIPDVGRVSDILLWVLEQQGRVDPESEADLTRIHFHTLAYHILATVDGHWGNQEAAVAAGARVASSQACGLQAVDVTKVVLKAPLSFYSSFSEPRKSLTVDPTRPVTVWRRGNVSFHLTPVLVCKQPLRTVGLGDAISAEGLLFSEVTPQPEL, from the exons ATGTGGAGGAAGGCCGTGCTGGTGGCGCTGCTGGCGTTGGGGATGGGGTATCTGTACCACACTGACCCGGAGCTGCCGGCCCGTGTGCTGAACTACGTCAGTGAATCTCTCCCGCAGATGGAGCCGAGTGACAGCTCCGAGCCCCGCCCCCCGACGCTGGAGGAGGCCATCGCACGCGCCTGGCAGACCCTCATCACGGCTCCGGCCCGACGCTGGGCGAGAGTGGCAGTGGG GGTGAACGCCTGTGTGGATGTGGTGGTGTCCGGGGTGGGGCTGCTGCAGGCGCTCGCTCTCGAACCTGGATCCGGCAGAGACCATGTGGTCCTACACGGCAAAGAGGACCTGAAAGAGGCCTTCATCCACTACATGGGGAAGGGCGCTGCTGCAGAGCGCTTCTTCTCAGATAAGGAGGTTTTTCAAAGGATCGCACGGGCGGCTGCTGAATATCCCGGCGCTCAG CTTTATGTTGGTGGAAATGCTGCTCTTATTGGCCAGAAACTGGCGTCTAACCCAGAACTTGTA gtcCTCTTATGTGGTCCGGTGGGGCCGAAGCTTCATGAAATGCTGGATGAACAGATCATAGTCCCACCAGAATCTCTGCAGGAGATGGATGAGTTCCACCTGATCCTGGAGTACAAGTCAG GTGAACAGTGGGGTTCCTCGAGAGCTCCTCAGGCTAGCCGCTTCATCCTGTCCCATGACGTGTCCAACGGTGAAATGAGCACGCTGGAGACATTCGTGGCCAGTCTGGACGAGTTCCAGCCGGATCTGGTGGTTCTGTCCGGACTGCATATGATGGAAGGAATGGGCCGGGACCTTTGGGAGGAACGACTGAAAGAG GCGGTGGTGGCCATCTCAGACGTGAGGAACGAGGTGCCCATCCACCTGGAGCTGGCCAGTATGACTGACCGAGACTACATGAACCTGATCCTGCAGGAG GTCTTGCCCATCGTGAACTCCATTGGTCTGAACGAACAGGAGCTGCTGTTTTTGACTCAGTCCGGAGGTGGACCTCACGCTGACCTCACTTCCTGGGACGGCATCCCCGATGTGGGCCGCGTCAGCGACATCCTGCTCTGGGTCCTGGAGCAGCAGGGCCGGGTGGACCCAGAATCTGAAGCCGACCTGACCCGGATCCACTTCCACACGCTAGCGTACCACATCCTGGCTACGGTGGACGGCCACTGGGGAAACCAGGAGGCGGCGGTGGCCGCAGGCGCCCGTGTGGCCAGCAGTCAAGCCTGCGGTCTGCAAGCGGTAGATGTCACGAAGGTGGTCCTCAAGGCACCGCTGAGCTTCTACAGCTCCTTCTCAGAGCCGAGGAAGAGTCTAACGGTGGACCCGACCCGACCGGTCACCGTGTGGCGCAGAGGAAACGTTTCATTCCATCTCACACCTGTCCTGGTGTGCAAACAGCCTCTGAGGACTGTGGGATTGGGCGACGCCATTTCAGCTGAAGGCCTTCTGTTTTCAGAGGTCACGCCTCAGCCTGAGCTCTAA